From a region of the Rouxiella sp. S1S-2 genome:
- the murG gene encoding undecaprenyldiphospho-muramoylpentapeptide beta-N-acetylglucosaminyltransferase, which yields MSGKTKRLMVMAGGTGGHVFPGLAVAHHLMAQGWEVRWLGTADRMEADLVPKNGIEIDFIKIAGLRGKGLKAQLTAPIRIYHAWRQAKAIMKRFQPDVVLGMGGYVSGPGGLAAWSCGIPVVLHEQNGIAGLTNRWLSRIAKTVLQAFPGAFPNAAVVGNPVRTDVLALPLPDERFAGREGQIRILVVGGSQGARVLNQSMPNIASLLGDRVTIWHQVGKGALESVNQAYQQAGQTQHKVTEFIDDMAQAYAWADVVVCRSGALTVSEIAVAGLPAIFVPFQHKDRQQYWNALPLEKAGAARIIEQKDFNAGAVADILASWDRQKLLEMARSARAVAITDATERVAAEVVAASHK from the coding sequence ATGAGTGGCAAGACCAAGCGTTTAATGGTGATGGCAGGCGGTACGGGAGGCCACGTCTTTCCCGGTCTTGCCGTGGCTCATCATCTGATGGCGCAGGGCTGGGAAGTTCGCTGGTTGGGTACTGCCGACCGCATGGAAGCTGACCTGGTTCCGAAGAACGGTATTGAAATTGATTTCATTAAAATCGCCGGATTACGTGGGAAAGGTCTGAAAGCGCAACTCACCGCTCCCATTCGCATATATCATGCGTGGCGCCAGGCGAAAGCCATCATGAAGCGCTTTCAACCTGACGTGGTGCTGGGGATGGGCGGATACGTGTCAGGTCCTGGTGGTTTAGCCGCCTGGTCATGCGGAATTCCGGTGGTATTACATGAGCAAAACGGCATTGCCGGCCTCACTAACCGCTGGCTATCGCGGATTGCAAAAACGGTGCTGCAGGCGTTCCCCGGTGCGTTTCCAAACGCGGCGGTGGTGGGCAACCCAGTGCGTACCGACGTGCTTGCGCTGCCGTTGCCGGATGAGCGCTTTGCCGGTCGTGAAGGTCAAATTAGAATTTTAGTGGTGGGCGGCAGTCAGGGTGCAAGAGTATTGAACCAAAGCATGCCGAACATTGCCTCACTGCTGGGTGACCGAGTCACTATTTGGCACCAGGTCGGCAAAGGCGCGTTGGAATCTGTTAATCAGGCCTACCAGCAGGCCGGTCAGACGCAGCATAAAGTGACCGAGTTTATTGATGATATGGCGCAAGCCTATGCCTGGGCCGATGTTGTGGTGTGCCGTTCTGGCGCGCTGACGGTCAGCGAAATAGCCGTTGCAGGATTGCCGGCCATTTTTGTGCCCTTCCAGCACAAAGACCGCCAGCAGTATTGGAACGCGCTGCCGCTTGAGAAAGCCGGTGCCGCTCGAATTATCGAGCAAAAGGATTTTAATGCCGGTGCCGTGGCCGATATTTTGGCCAGCTGGGATCGACAGAAACTGTTGGAAATGGCCCGCAGTGCGCGTGCGGTGGCCATTACGGACGCGACTGAACGCGTCGCCGCCGAAGTTGTGGCGGCAAGTCATAAATGA
- the ftsW gene encoding cell division protein FtsW, translated as MRMPGLGLLKGFGNRANDWVMGVKDGDTPTLVLYDRTLMWMTFGLAVIGFVMVTSASMPIGQRLANDPFMFAKRDAVYLVLAFILGLITLRVPMMVWQKYSNVLLLISIIMLLVVLVVGSSINGASRWISLGPLRIQPAEFSKLSLFCYLASYLVRKVDEVRSNFWGFCKPMGVMVILAVLLLAQPDLGTVVVLFITTLAMLFLAGAKMWQFLAIIGSGAFAVCLLIVAEPYRMRRVTSFWNPWADPFGSGYQLTQSLMAFGRGEFWGQGLGNSVQKLEYLPEAHTDFIFSILGEELGYFGVVLVLLMVFFVAFRAMSIGRRALELDQRFAGFLACSIGVWISFQALVNVGAAAGMLPTKGLTLPLISYGGSSLLIMSTALTLLLRIDFETRLAKAQAFVRSAR; from the coding sequence ATTCGGATGCCTGGCCTTGGGCTGCTAAAAGGTTTTGGAAACAGAGCCAACGACTGGGTGATGGGCGTTAAAGACGGCGATACCCCTACGCTGGTGCTGTATGACCGTACATTGATGTGGATGACGTTTGGACTGGCGGTGATTGGTTTTGTGATGGTGACCTCGGCCTCCATGCCAATTGGTCAGCGACTGGCCAACGATCCTTTCATGTTTGCTAAACGTGACGCCGTTTATCTGGTGCTGGCATTCATTCTTGGCCTGATTACCCTGCGCGTGCCGATGATGGTGTGGCAGAAGTACAGCAACGTGCTGCTGCTTATCTCAATCATCATGCTGCTGGTTGTGCTGGTAGTGGGCAGCTCGATTAACGGTGCTTCTCGCTGGATTTCACTGGGGCCGCTGCGTATTCAGCCCGCCGAGTTCTCCAAGTTGTCGCTGTTTTGTTATCTGGCCAGCTATCTGGTGCGCAAGGTTGACGAGGTGCGAAGCAACTTCTGGGGCTTCTGCAAACCGATGGGCGTGATGGTTATTTTGGCCGTTTTGCTGTTGGCCCAGCCTGACCTCGGTACCGTGGTTGTTCTGTTTATTACCACCTTGGCGATGCTGTTTTTGGCCGGTGCGAAGATGTGGCAGTTCCTGGCGATTATCGGCTCGGGTGCCTTTGCGGTGTGCCTGTTGATTGTGGCGGAACCTTACCGTATGCGCCGCGTGACCTCCTTCTGGAATCCGTGGGCCGATCCTTTCGGCAGTGGCTACCAGTTGACCCAATCACTGATGGCATTTGGTCGCGGTGAATTCTGGGGGCAAGGCCTTGGAAACTCAGTACAAAAGCTGGAATATCTGCCCGAAGCACATACTGACTTTATCTTCTCGATTTTAGGTGAAGAGTTAGGGTATTTCGGTGTGGTTTTAGTACTGTTAATGGTATTCTTCGTCGCTTTTCGTGCTATGTCGATTGGACGTCGCGCGCTTGAGCTGGACCAGCGTTTTGCCGGCTTTTTGGCCTGTTCGATTGGCGTGTGGATTAGCTTCCAGGCGCTGGTTAACGTAGGCGCGGCTGCGGGCATGTTGCCGACCAAAGGTCTGACATTGCCGCTGATAAGCTACGGCGGTTCCAGCCTGTTAATTATGTCTACGGCGCTGACTTTGCTGCTGCGGATAGATTTTGAAACGCGTCTGGCGAAAGCGCAGGCGTTTGTAAGGAGTGCCCGATGA
- the murD gene encoding UDP-N-acetylmuramoyl-L-alanine--D-glutamate ligase, protein MTDYQGKKVVIIGLGLTGLSCVDFFVSRGVTPRVIDTRISPPGLDKLSEGIERHLGSLNEDWLLDADLIVASPGMALATPALSAAADAGVEIVGDIELFCREVTVPIIAITGSNGKSTVTSLVGEMGKAAGWQVGVGGNIGLPVLSMLGHDYQLFVLELSSFQLETTHSLHAAAATILNVTEDHMDRYPFGLQQYRAAKLKVYENAKLCVVNADDALTMPVRGADKRCVSFGVDVGDYHLSRQQNEVWLRVRGEKIFNTGEMPLTGRHNYTNALAALALADAVGIPRASSLKALTTFTGLAHRFQVARVHNGVRWINDSKATNVGSTEAALNGLQVEGTLHLLLGGDGKSADFSPLLPYLHGEKMQSQALHVYCFGRDGAELADLRPDVSSLYETMEQAMREIGGRVKSGDMVLLSPACASLDQFKNFEQRGDVFTALAKELG, encoded by the coding sequence TCTCCTGTGTTGATTTCTTTGTATCACGCGGCGTAACGCCGCGTGTTATCGATACCCGTATCAGTCCGCCGGGACTCGACAAGCTGTCTGAAGGTATTGAGCGTCATTTAGGGTCTTTGAATGAAGACTGGCTGCTGGATGCCGACCTGATTGTTGCCAGTCCGGGCATGGCATTGGCTACGCCCGCGCTGAGTGCAGCCGCCGATGCCGGTGTTGAAATCGTGGGCGATATCGAACTGTTCTGCCGCGAAGTGACGGTACCAATTATCGCTATCACGGGGTCTAACGGCAAAAGCACCGTAACTAGCCTGGTGGGCGAGATGGGTAAAGCGGCCGGTTGGCAGGTTGGCGTGGGCGGCAATATTGGCTTGCCGGTGTTGAGCATGCTCGGTCATGACTATCAGCTTTTCGTGCTTGAGCTGTCGAGTTTCCAACTGGAAACCACTCACAGTCTGCACGCGGCGGCGGCAACGATTTTGAACGTGACTGAAGATCACATGGACCGTTATCCGTTCGGACTACAACAGTACCGTGCAGCGAAGTTGAAAGTGTATGAAAACGCCAAGCTGTGCGTGGTGAATGCCGACGATGCCTTGACTATGCCAGTGCGCGGTGCCGATAAGCGCTGCGTCAGCTTTGGCGTGGACGTGGGCGATTACCACTTGAGTCGTCAGCAAAATGAAGTCTGGCTGCGCGTTCGTGGCGAAAAGATCTTCAATACCGGCGAAATGCCGCTGACCGGGCGTCACAACTATACCAATGCGCTGGCCGCGTTGGCACTGGCCGATGCGGTAGGTATTCCGCGCGCATCAAGCCTGAAGGCGTTGACCACCTTTACCGGTCTGGCACATCGTTTCCAGGTAGCACGCGTGCACAACGGCGTGCGTTGGATTAACGACTCCAAGGCGACCAACGTCGGCAGTACTGAAGCCGCGCTAAACGGTCTCCAGGTTGAGGGTACGCTGCATTTACTGCTGGGCGGAGACGGTAAGTCTGCCGATTTCTCTCCGCTGCTGCCTTATTTGCACGGTGAAAAAATGCAGAGTCAGGCTTTGCACGTTTACTGCTTTGGGCGTGACGGTGCTGAATTGGCCGACCTCCGCCCTGACGTTTCTTCGCTGTATGAGACGATGGAACAGGCAATGCGTGAAATTGGCGGACGTGTGAAATCAGGCGACATGGTGCTGTTGTCCCCGGCCTGCGCGAGTCTGGATCAGTTCAAGAATTTCGAACAGCGTGGTGATGTCTTCACCGCGTTGGCTAAGGAGCTTGGCTAA